One stretch of Oncorhynchus keta strain PuntledgeMale-10-30-2019 chromosome 18, Oket_V2, whole genome shotgun sequence DNA includes these proteins:
- the LOC118397230 gene encoding 14-3-3 protein epsilon-like isoform X1: MGDRDELVYQAKLAEQAERYDEMVESMKRVAGLDVELTVEERNLLSVAYKNVIGARRASWRIISSIEQREENKGGEDKLKMIREYRQTVENELKSICNDILDVLDKHLIPAANTGESKVFYYKMKGDYHRYLAEFATGNDRKEAAENSLVAYKAASDIAMIELPPTHPIRLGLALNFSVFYYEILNSPDRACRLAKAAFDDAIAELDTLSEESYKDSTLIMQLLRDNLTLWTSDMQGDAGEEQQNKEALQDVEDEPQ; this comes from the exons ATGGGCGATCGGGATGAGTTAGTATATCAGGCTAAACTCGCCGAACAGGCTGAGAGATATGACG AAATGGTGGAGTCCATGAAGAGAGTGGCCGGGTTGGATGTGGAACTAACAGTCGAGGAGCGAAACCTACTATCAGTGGCCTACAAAAATGTCATTGGGGCGAGGAGAGCATCATGGAGGATAATCAGCAGTATTGAACAAAGGGAAGAAAACAAGGGTGGAGAAGACAAATTGAAAATGATCCGGGAATACAGGCAAACA GTTGAGAACGAGCTGAAGTCGATCTGTAATGACATTTTGGATGTGCTGGACAAGCACCTTATTCCAGCTGCCAACACGGGAGAGTCCAAGGTCTTCTACTACAAAAT GAAAGGCGATTACCACAGGTATCTGGCTGAGTTTGCCACCGGGAACGACAGGAAGGAGGCTGCCGAGAACAGTTTGGTCGCCTACAAAGCTGCGAGCGACATCGCCATGATTGAACTGCCACCTACACACCCCATTCGCCTAGGCCTCGCTCTTAACTTCTCTGTATTTTACTATGAAATCCTCAACTCGCCCGACCGCGCCTGCAG GTTGGCGAAGGCTGCGTTCGATGATGCCATCGCAGAGCTGGACACGCTGAGCGAAGAAAGCTACAAGGACTCCACACTAATCATGCAGTTGTTACGCGACAACCTGACACTATGGACTTCAGACATGCAGGGAGATG CAGGTGAAGAACAACAGAACAAAGAGGCACTGCAAGATGTGGAGGACGAGCCCCAGTAA
- the LOC118397229 gene encoding adapter molecule crk-like, whose translation MAGNFDAEDRASWYWGRLSRQEAVSLLQGQRHGVFLVRDSITSPGDYVLSVSENSKVSHYIINSISNNRQSGSGQVPPQFRIGDQEFDALHSLLEFYKIHYLDTTTLIEPINKAKHSPLVSVNASAGGPPQRQEDEMVRALFDFPGNDDEDLPFKKGDILRVLEKPEEQWWNAKNLEGRAGMIPVPYVEKYRPASPTSGGLGTGGPGGVGSVDGSSVQGPPLLDPSQYAQPTPLPNLQNGPVFARAIQKRVPNAYDKTALALEVGDMVKVTKINVNGQWEGECKGKRGHFPFTHVKLLDHNNPEDDVS comes from the exons ATGGCCGGAAATTTTGACGCAGAGGATCGTGCAAGTTGGTACTGGGGAAGATTAAGTAGACAGGAGGCAGTTTCACTTTTACAAGGACAGAGACACGGAGTGTTTTTGGTGAGAGACTCGATTACAAGCCCTGGCGACTACGTCCTGTCCGTTTCAGAGAATTCCAAAGTCTCGCATTACATAATCAACAGCATCAGCAACAACCGGCAGTCTGGCTCAG gccAAGTGCCTCCACAGTTCCGCATAGGGGACCAGGAGTTTGACGCCCTCCACTCCCTGCTGGAGTTCTACAAGATCCACTACCTGGACACCACCACTCTGATAGAGCCCATCAACAAGGCCAAACACTCTCCCTTGGTCAGCGTCAACGCAAGTGCTGGAGGCCCGCCGCAGCGGCAGGAAGACGAGATGGTCCGTGCCCTCTTCGACTTCCCAGGCAACGACGATGAAGATCTGCCTTTCAAAAAGGGCGACATCCTGCGGGTCCTGGAGAAGCCTGAGGAGCAGTGGTGGAACGCCAAGAATTTAGAGGGGCGTGCCGGGATGATCCCTGTGCCCTACGTGGAGAAGTACCGACCGGCCTCTCCCACCTCGGGGGGCCTTGGAACAGGGGGTCCAGGTGGGGTGGGCTCGGTAGACGGCTCAAGTGTTCAGGGCCCTCCTCTGCTAGACCCGAGCCAGTACGCCCAGCCCACACCTCTGCCCAACCTGCAGAACGGACCCGTCTTTGCCAGGGCCATCCAGAAGAGGGTGCCCAATGCCTACGACAAGACCGCCCTTGCCTTAGAG GTGGGCGACATGGTGAAGGTGACAAAGATCAATGTGAACGGCCAGTGGGAGGGGGAGTGCAAGGGCAAACGAGGCCACTTCCCCTTCACACATGTTAAGCTGCTGGACCATAATAACCCCGAGGACGACGTGAGCTGA
- the LOC118397230 gene encoding 14-3-3 protein epsilon-like isoform X3 — MGDRDELVYQAKLAEQAERYDEMVESMKRVAGLDVELTVEERNLLSVAYKNVIGARRASWRIISSIEQREENKGGEDKLKMIREYRQTVENELKSICNDILDVLDKHLIPAANTGESKVFYYKMKGDYHRYLAEFATGNDRKEAAENSLVAYKAASDIAMIELPPTHPIRLGLALNFSVFYYEILNSPDRACRLAKAAFDDAIAELDTLSEESYKDSTLIMQLLRDNLTLWTSDMQGDES; from the exons ATGGGCGATCGGGATGAGTTAGTATATCAGGCTAAACTCGCCGAACAGGCTGAGAGATATGACG AAATGGTGGAGTCCATGAAGAGAGTGGCCGGGTTGGATGTGGAACTAACAGTCGAGGAGCGAAACCTACTATCAGTGGCCTACAAAAATGTCATTGGGGCGAGGAGAGCATCATGGAGGATAATCAGCAGTATTGAACAAAGGGAAGAAAACAAGGGTGGAGAAGACAAATTGAAAATGATCCGGGAATACAGGCAAACA GTTGAGAACGAGCTGAAGTCGATCTGTAATGACATTTTGGATGTGCTGGACAAGCACCTTATTCCAGCTGCCAACACGGGAGAGTCCAAGGTCTTCTACTACAAAAT GAAAGGCGATTACCACAGGTATCTGGCTGAGTTTGCCACCGGGAACGACAGGAAGGAGGCTGCCGAGAACAGTTTGGTCGCCTACAAAGCTGCGAGCGACATCGCCATGATTGAACTGCCACCTACACACCCCATTCGCCTAGGCCTCGCTCTTAACTTCTCTGTATTTTACTATGAAATCCTCAACTCGCCCGACCGCGCCTGCAG GTTGGCGAAGGCTGCGTTCGATGATGCCATCGCAGAGCTGGACACGCTGAGCGAAGAAAGCTACAAGGACTCCACACTAATCATGCAGTTGTTACGCGACAACCTGACACTATGGACTTCAGACATGCAGGGAGATG AATCCTAA
- the LOC118397230 gene encoding 14-3-3 protein epsilon-like isoform X2, whose translation MGDRDELVYQAKLAEQAERYDEMVESMKRVAGLDVELTVEERNLLSVAYKNVIGARRASWRIISSIEQREENKGGEDKLKMIREYRQTVENELKSICNDILDVLDKHLIPAANTGESKVFYYKMKGDYHRYLAEFATGNDRKEAAENSLVAYKAASDIAMIELPPTHPIRLGLALNFSVFYYEILNSPDRACRLAKAAFDDAIAELDTLSEESYKDSTLIMQLLRDNLTLWTSDMQGDGEEQQNKEALQDVEDEPQ comes from the exons ATGGGCGATCGGGATGAGTTAGTATATCAGGCTAAACTCGCCGAACAGGCTGAGAGATATGACG AAATGGTGGAGTCCATGAAGAGAGTGGCCGGGTTGGATGTGGAACTAACAGTCGAGGAGCGAAACCTACTATCAGTGGCCTACAAAAATGTCATTGGGGCGAGGAGAGCATCATGGAGGATAATCAGCAGTATTGAACAAAGGGAAGAAAACAAGGGTGGAGAAGACAAATTGAAAATGATCCGGGAATACAGGCAAACA GTTGAGAACGAGCTGAAGTCGATCTGTAATGACATTTTGGATGTGCTGGACAAGCACCTTATTCCAGCTGCCAACACGGGAGAGTCCAAGGTCTTCTACTACAAAAT GAAAGGCGATTACCACAGGTATCTGGCTGAGTTTGCCACCGGGAACGACAGGAAGGAGGCTGCCGAGAACAGTTTGGTCGCCTACAAAGCTGCGAGCGACATCGCCATGATTGAACTGCCACCTACACACCCCATTCGCCTAGGCCTCGCTCTTAACTTCTCTGTATTTTACTATGAAATCCTCAACTCGCCCGACCGCGCCTGCAG GTTGGCGAAGGCTGCGTTCGATGATGCCATCGCAGAGCTGGACACGCTGAGCGAAGAAAGCTACAAGGACTCCACACTAATCATGCAGTTGTTACGCGACAACCTGACACTATGGACTTCAGACATGCAGGGAGATG GTGAAGAACAACAGAACAAAGAGGCACTGCAAGATGTGGAGGACGAGCCCCAGTAA